A window of the Verminephrobacter eiseniae EF01-2 genome harbors these coding sequences:
- a CDS encoding SWIB/MDM2 domain-containing protein yields the protein MATAKKTPTAAAPAAKKRSPNAAFMKALTPSPALAAVVGSAPLPRTQIISKLWIYIRANNLQDAANKQNINADAKLKELFGKPQVSMFELAGLIGKHVK from the coding sequence ATGGCAACTGCAAAAAAAACGCCGACAGCGGCAGCCCCCGCAGCCAAGAAACGCAGCCCCAACGCCGCTTTCATGAAGGCTCTCACACCCAGCCCCGCGCTGGCCGCCGTGGTTGGCTCGGCGCCGCTGCCACGCACGCAAATCATCAGCAAGCTGTGGATCTACATCAGGGCCAACAACCTGCAAGACGCTGCCAACAAGCAAAACATCAACGCCGATGCCAAGCTCAAGGAACTGTTCGGCAAGCCCCAAGTGTCGATGTTTGAACTCGCCGGCCTGATCGGCAAGCATGTGAAGTAA
- the aceA gene encoding isocitrate lyase: protein MPQSLNEQLSREQQIAALEKNWAQAPRWKGVKRGYGAADVVRLRGSLQPEHTLAQRGAEKLWDKINGGAKKGYVNAFGAISAGQAMQQAKAGLEAVYLSGWQVAADGNTSETMYPDQSLYAYDSVPAMVRRINNTFKRADEIQWGRGVNPGDKEFIDYFLPIVADAEAGFGGVLNAFELMKNMISAGAAGVHFEDQLAAVKKCGHMGGKVLVPTQEACEKLIAARFAADVMGVSTIVLARTDAEAANLVTSDHDANDRPFLTGERTQEGFYRVKNGLEQAISRGVAYAPYADLVWCETGVPDIGFAREFAQAVHAACPGKLLSYNCSPSFNWKKNLNDQQIASFQDELSALGYKFQFITLAGIHINWFNTFEFAHAYARGEGMKHYTDMVQEPEFAAREKGYSFVSHQQEVGAGYFDDVTTVIQGGSSSVKALTGSTEEQQFH from the coding sequence ATGCCCCAATCCCTGAACGAACAACTCAGCCGCGAGCAGCAAATCGCCGCGCTGGAAAAAAATTGGGCCCAGGCCCCGCGCTGGAAGGGCGTCAAGCGCGGCTACGGCGCCGCTGATGTGGTGCGCCTGCGCGGCAGCTTGCAGCCGGAGCACACGCTGGCCCAGCGCGGTGCGGAAAAGCTGTGGGACAAGATCAACGGCGGCGCCAAAAAGGGCTACGTGAACGCATTCGGCGCCATCTCTGCCGGGCAGGCCATGCAGCAAGCCAAGGCCGGTCTGGAAGCCGTGTACCTGTCGGGCTGGCAAGTGGCCGCCGACGGCAACACTTCGGAAACCATGTACCCCGACCAGTCGCTGTACGCCTACGACTCGGTGCCCGCGATGGTCCGCCGCATCAACAACACCTTCAAGCGCGCTGACGAAATTCAGTGGGGCCGTGGCGTCAACCCCGGCGACAAGGAGTTCATCGACTATTTCCTGCCCATCGTGGCAGACGCCGAGGCCGGCTTTGGCGGCGTGCTCAACGCCTTCGAGTTGATGAAGAACATGATCAGCGCCGGCGCTGCCGGTGTTCACTTCGAGGACCAGTTGGCGGCCGTGAAGAAATGCGGCCACATGGGTGGCAAGGTGCTGGTGCCCACGCAGGAAGCCTGCGAAAAGCTGATCGCGGCGCGCTTTGCGGCCGACGTGATGGGCGTGTCGACCATCGTGCTGGCCCGCACCGATGCCGAAGCCGCCAACCTGGTCACGTCCGACCATGACGCGAACGACAGGCCCTTTCTGACCGGCGAACGCACGCAGGAAGGCTTTTACCGCGTCAAGAACGGGCTGGAGCAAGCCATCAGCCGTGGCGTCGCCTACGCTCCTTACGCCGACCTGGTGTGGTGCGAAACCGGTGTGCCGGACATCGGCTTTGCCCGTGAATTCGCCCAGGCTGTGCACGCAGCATGCCCGGGCAAGCTGCTGTCGTACAACTGCTCGCCGTCCTTCAACTGGAAGAAGAACTTGAACGACCAGCAGATCGCCTCCTTTCAGGACGAACTGTCGGCCCTGGGCTACAAGTTCCAGTTCATCACGCTGGCCGGCATCCATATCAACTGGTTCAACACCTTCGAGTTCGCCCATGCCTACGCCCGTGGCGAAGGCATGAAGCACTACACCGATATGGTGCAGGAGCCGGAATTCGCCGCCCGCGAAAAGGGCTACAGCTTCGTGTCGCACCAGCAGGAGGTGGGCGCAGGCTACTTCGATGACGTGACCACCGTGATCCAGGGCGGCTCCTCCAGCGTGAAGGCGCTGACCGGCTCGACCGAAGAGCAACAGTTCCACTGA
- the thrS gene encoding threonine--tRNA ligase, whose product MIHITLPDGSQRAFPGPVTVAEVAASIGPGLAKAALAGKIGDQLLDTSHRITADCRLSIITDKDDAGLELIRHSTAHLLAYAVKELFPEAQVTIGPVIDNGFYYDFAYQRPFTPDDLVAMEKRMAELAAKDEPVLRRVLPRDAAIAYFKGLGEHYKAEIIAGIPGDEEVSLYREGSFEDLCRGPHVPSTGKLKFFKLMKVAGAYWRGDHRNQMLQRVYGTAWASKEALQQYLTMLEEAEKRDHRKLGRELDLFHIDEHSPGTVFWHPKGWTLWQEVEQYMRRVYRDNGYQEVKGPQILDQGLWEKTGHWDKYRENMFVTESEKRDYALKPMNCPGHIIIFKQGIKSYRDLPLRFGEFGQCHRNEPSGGLHGIMRVRAFTQDDGHIFCTAQQIQSEILAFTALVQKVYRDFGFTDIIYKLATRPEKHIGTEESWDQAEHALAQGLRASGCEFEYLPGEGAFYGPKVEYTLKDALGRQWQCGTIQVDPNMPERLDAEFVGEDGARHRPIMLHRAIVGSLERFIGILLEQHAGALPAWLAPVQLALLNITEAQSDYCREIAAKMQKALSHLGLRLLLDLRNEKITYKIREHSMQKLPYILVAGDKERAAGAVAVRARGHGDLGVMSVDAFIERIADEISTKA is encoded by the coding sequence ATGATTCACATCACGCTCCCAGACGGCTCGCAGCGCGCATTTCCGGGCCCGGTGACGGTGGCTGAAGTGGCGGCATCGATTGGCCCGGGTCTGGCCAAGGCGGCCTTGGCCGGCAAGATCGGCGACCAGTTGCTCGACACCAGCCACCGGATCACGGCCGACTGCCGGCTGTCGATCATCACGGACAAGGACGACGCCGGGCTGGAACTGATCCGCCACTCCACGGCCCATTTGCTGGCCTATGCCGTCAAGGAACTATTCCCCGAGGCACAGGTCACCATCGGCCCCGTGATCGACAACGGGTTTTATTACGACTTTGCGTACCAGCGCCCGTTCACGCCAGATGATTTGGTGGCCATGGAAAAACGCATGGCCGAGCTTGCCGCCAAAGACGAGCCGGTGCTGCGCCGGGTGCTGCCGCGCGATGCGGCGATCGCCTATTTCAAGGGCCTGGGGGAACACTACAAGGCCGAGATCATTGCCGGCATCCCCGGTGACGAAGAGGTCAGCCTGTACCGGGAAGGCTCTTTCGAGGACCTGTGCCGTGGCCCCCATGTCCCGAGCACGGGCAAGCTGAAGTTCTTCAAACTGATGAAGGTGGCCGGCGCGTACTGGCGCGGCGACCATCGCAACCAGATGCTGCAGCGTGTATACGGCACGGCCTGGGCCAGCAAGGAGGCGTTGCAGCAGTACCTGACGATGCTCGAAGAGGCAGAAAAACGCGATCACCGCAAGCTCGGCCGCGAGCTCGATCTGTTCCACATCGACGAGCATTCGCCCGGCACCGTGTTCTGGCATCCCAAGGGCTGGACGCTGTGGCAGGAGGTCGAGCAGTACATGCGGCGCGTGTACCGCGACAACGGCTATCAGGAGGTCAAGGGGCCACAGATTCTCGACCAGGGCCTGTGGGAGAAAACCGGTCACTGGGACAAGTACCGCGAGAACATGTTCGTGACCGAATCGGAAAAGCGCGACTACGCCCTCAAACCGATGAATTGCCCGGGCCACATCATCATCTTCAAGCAGGGCATCAAGAGCTATCGGGACCTGCCGCTGCGCTTTGGCGAGTTCGGCCAGTGCCACCGCAATGAACCCTCGGGGGGGCTGCACGGGATCATGCGTGTGCGCGCTTTCACGCAGGACGATGGCCATATCTTTTGCACTGCACAGCAGATCCAGTCCGAGATCCTGGCCTTCACGGCGCTGGTACAAAAGGTCTACCGGGACTTCGGGTTCACGGACATCATCTACAAGCTGGCGACGCGGCCCGAAAAGCACATCGGCACCGAGGAAAGCTGGGATCAGGCCGAGCATGCCCTGGCCCAAGGGCTGCGCGCCTCGGGTTGCGAATTCGAGTATCTGCCGGGCGAGGGCGCGTTCTATGGCCCCAAGGTGGAATACACGCTCAAGGATGCCCTGGGCCGGCAGTGGCAGTGCGGCACGATACAGGTCGACCCGAACATGCCCGAGCGTCTGGATGCCGAATTCGTCGGCGAAGATGGCGCCCGCCATCGCCCCATCATGTTGCACCGCGCCATTGTCGGCAGCCTGGAGCGCTTCATCGGGATCTTGCTCGAACAGCACGCAGGCGCCTTGCCCGCCTGGCTCGCGCCGGTGCAACTGGCGCTGCTCAACATCACGGAGGCGCAGTCCGACTACTGTCGCGAAATCGCTGCAAAAATGCAAAAAGCGCTGTCCCACCTGGGCCTCAGGCTATTGCTCGATCTGCGCAACGAGAAGATCACGTATAAAATACGCGAGCATTCGATGCAAAAGCTGCCTTACATCCTGGTCGCAGGCGACAAGGAGAGGGCAGCAGGTGCCGTTGCAGTGCGAGCCCGGGGTCATGGCGACCTCGGTGTCATGTCGGTCGACGCGTTCATCGAACGCATCGCTGACGAGATTTCCACCAAAGCCTGA
- the infC gene encoding translation initiation factor IF-3, producing the protein MTIATEFRDRRHREERKHRLNREIMAPEVRLSGPDNEPLGVVSLIEALRMAGELDVDLVEIAATANPPVCRLMDYGKFKYQEQKRAAEAKAKQTVIEIKEVKFRPGTDDGDYHIKMRNIRRFLADGDKCKITLRFRGREITHQELGLALLNRIRDELADVIIVEQFPKLEGRQMIMMIAPGKKKPVAKPVPDQAPVAGTAAVT; encoded by the coding sequence ATAACCATCGCTACTGAATTTCGTGATCGTCGCCACCGCGAAGAGCGCAAGCACCGCTTGAACCGTGAAATCATGGCCCCGGAGGTACGCCTGTCCGGGCCTGACAACGAACCGCTGGGCGTTGTGAGCCTGATCGAAGCCTTGCGCATGGCCGGCGAGTTGGATGTGGATCTGGTGGAAATCGCCGCCACGGCGAATCCTCCGGTGTGTCGCCTGATGGACTATGGCAAGTTCAAGTACCAGGAACAAAAACGGGCCGCCGAAGCCAAGGCCAAGCAGACGGTCATCGAGATCAAGGAAGTCAAGTTTCGTCCGGGCACGGACGATGGCGACTACCACATCAAGATGCGCAACATCCGCCGTTTTCTGGCCGACGGCGACAAGTGCAAGATCACGCTGCGCTTTCGCGGTCGTGAGATCACGCACCAGGAGCTCGGTCTGGCATTGCTCAATCGCATTCGCGACGAGTTGGCCGATGTCATCATCGTCGAGCAGTTTCCCAAACTCGAAGGGCGCCAGATGATCATGATGATCGCCCCGGGCAAGAAAAAGCCCGTGGCCAAACCGGTGCCGGACCAAGCCCCGGTCGCCGGCACTGCGGCGGTGACTTGA
- the rpmI gene encoding 50S ribosomal protein L35, protein MPKMKTKSSAKKRFRVRPGGTVKRGQAFKRHILTKMTTRNKRHLRGTVAVHETNMGSMAQMLPGAGL, encoded by the coding sequence ATGCCCAAAATGAAGACCAAGAGCAGCGCGAAAAAGCGCTTTCGTGTTCGTCCCGGTGGCACCGTCAAGCGTGGCCAGGCGTTCAAGCGTCACATCCTGACCAAGATGACCACCAGAAACAAACGCCATCTGCGGGGTACCGTGGCCGTGCATGAGACCAACATGGGCTCGATGGCACAAATGCTGCCCGGCGCCGGCCTTTGA
- the rplT gene encoding 50S ribosomal protein L20, producing MPRVKRGVTARARHKKVLALAKGFRGRRGNVFRIAKQAVMKAGQYAYRDRRTKKRVFRQLWIARINAAARELGLTYSQFANGLKKAAIEIDRKMLADLAVHDKAAFGSIVEQVKARLAV from the coding sequence ATGCCTCGCGTCAAACGTGGTGTAACGGCCCGTGCCCGCCACAAGAAAGTTCTGGCCCTTGCCAAGGGTTTCCGCGGTCGCCGCGGCAATGTCTTTCGTATCGCCAAACAGGCGGTGATGAAGGCCGGGCAATATGCCTATCGTGACCGCCGCACCAAAAAGCGCGTGTTCCGCCAACTGTGGATTGCCCGTATCAACGCCGCTGCCCGTGAACTGGGCCTGACCTACAGCCAGTTCGCCAACGGCCTGAAGAAAGCGGCCATCGAGATCGACCGCAAGATGCTGGCCGACCTGGCTGTGCACGACAAGGCCGCCTTCGGCAGCATCGTCGAGCAAGTCAAGGCCCGCCTGGCGGTTTGA
- the pheS gene encoding phenylalanine--tRNA ligase subunit alpha, whose amino-acid sequence MNELDSLVESARQRFAQSTSPADLENAKAQFLGKSGRVTELMKGMAQLCVAEKKTRGAAINLAKQAIEAALNARRQALADAQLQQQLTADALDVSLPGRQRGQGGLHPVSLTLERIEGLFGSMGFDVADGPEIETDWFNFTALNTPEDHPARSMHDTFYVEGGTAGAPNLLRTHTSPMQIRHAVQHVKAHRAALDAGQPMPEIRVIAPGRAYRIDSDATHSPMFHQCEGLWIGENVGFKDLKVIFTGFCRRFFESDDLVLRFRPSFFPFTEPSAEIDIRFQTGPLAGRWLEVAGSGQVHPNVVRNMGLDPEKYIGFAFGMGLDRLTMLRYGVSDLRLFFDGDIRFLSQFR is encoded by the coding sequence ATGAACGAGTTGGATTCCCTGGTTGAGAGCGCGCGGCAACGCTTTGCCCAAAGCACCAGTCCTGCTGATCTGGAGAATGCCAAAGCGCAGTTTCTGGGCAAGTCGGGCCGCGTAACCGAGTTGATGAAGGGCATGGCGCAACTGTGTGTCGCGGAAAAGAAAACCCGTGGCGCCGCCATCAACTTGGCCAAACAGGCCATCGAGGCCGCCCTCAACGCACGCCGCCAGGCCCTGGCCGATGCACAGTTGCAGCAGCAATTGACAGCCGATGCGCTCGACGTGAGCCTGCCGGGCCGCCAGCGCGGGCAGGGCGGCCTGCACCCTGTGTCACTGACGCTGGAGCGCATCGAGGGCCTGTTCGGCTCCATGGGTTTTGACGTGGCCGATGGCCCCGAGATCGAGACCGACTGGTTCAACTTCACCGCCCTGAACACACCCGAGGACCACCCGGCGCGTTCCATGCACGACACCTTCTATGTAGAAGGCGGCACTGCCGGCGCCCCCAACCTGCTGCGCACGCACACCAGCCCGATGCAAATACGCCACGCGGTGCAGCATGTCAAAGCGCATCGCGCGGCGTTGGATGCGGGCCAGCCCATGCCCGAGATCCGCGTGATCGCCCCTGGCCGCGCCTACCGCATCGACAGCGACGCCACGCACTCGCCGATGTTCCACCAGTGCGAGGGCCTGTGGATCGGCGAGAACGTGGGCTTCAAGGACCTGAAGGTCATCTTCACGGGCTTTTGCCGCAGGTTTTTTGAAAGCGATGATTTGGTGCTGCGCTTTCGTCCCAGTTTTTTCCCCTTTACGGAGCCCAGCGCCGAGATCGACATCCGGTTTCAGACCGGCCCGCTGGCTGGCCGCTGGCTGGAAGTGGCCGGCTCGGGCCAGGTGCACCCGAACGTGGTGCGCAACATGGGACTGGATCCCGAAAAGTACATCGGCTTTGCCTTCGGCATGGGGCTGGACCGACTGACCATGCTGCGCTACGGCGTCAGCGACCTGCGCCTGTTCTTTGACGGCGACATCCGTTTTCTGTCGCAGTTCCGGTAA
- the pheT gene encoding phenylalanine--tRNA ligase subunit beta, with product MQFPESWLREFCNPPLTTVELAQTLTMAGLEVEALRPVAPPCTRVVVGHIKAVAQHPEADRLRVCQVDVGQGGALLNIVCGAPNARVGIKVPCALVGAELPAGDDGQPVRIELGQLRGVPSQGMLCSARELRLSEEHGGGLLELDASAPLGQDIRVHLDLDDMLFTLKLTPNLAHCLSVHGIAREVSALTGAALQQPSFPAVAARIADKLPVQVSATDLCGRFSGRIVRHLNPHATTPQWMRERLARCGQRSVAPLVDISNYVMFELGRPSHIFDLDKICGGLHVRWSKPGEQLTLLDGNRITLDDKVGVIADDEQVESLAGIMGGNATAVSEQTRHIYIEAAFWWPKAVAGRSRRLNCATDAGHRFERGVDPSLTVEHIERITALVSAICGTPQTACGPIDDQCLNLPVPQPVTLRVARAAKVIGMPLTQQQCADALQRLALPMVQGDGQLTVTPPAHRFDLTIEEDLIEEVARMVGYDKLPATPPLAPMAPQLAAEARRSPFAVRRALAGAGYQETINFSFVPERWELELAANPQPIRLLNPIASQMSVMRSTLFGSLLQVLRFNLDRKAARVRVFELGRVFLRADDIKNTDTTVAGIHQPLRVAGLAYGPGDILQWGRKEQAIDFFDVKGDVQALLAPLSADFEAASHPALHPGRCARVLLNGRAIGFVGELHPQWRQSWELPQAPVLFELELDAVLQREVARFRPVARHQAVERDLAVVVAERVTHADIMAAVQRAAPDTMRSAVLYDIYRPKAPRAGEHAAEPAPATGLAPGEKSLALRLTLASDEATLTETRIDTAVQAVADQLARCTGARLRAG from the coding sequence ATGCAATTTCCCGAATCCTGGTTGCGCGAGTTCTGTAACCCGCCGCTGACCACGGTCGAACTGGCGCAAACGCTGACCATGGCCGGCCTGGAGGTGGAAGCACTGCGCCCCGTGGCGCCCCCTTGCACCCGGGTCGTGGTGGGCCACATCAAGGCGGTCGCGCAGCATCCCGAGGCCGACCGCCTGCGCGTGTGCCAGGTGGACGTGGGGCAGGGTGGCGCTCTGCTCAACATCGTCTGCGGTGCGCCCAATGCCCGGGTGGGCATCAAAGTGCCTTGCGCATTGGTCGGCGCAGAACTGCCAGCCGGAGATGACGGCCAGCCTGTCCGCATCGAACTGGGTCAACTGCGCGGCGTGCCCAGCCAGGGCATGCTGTGCTCGGCCCGCGAACTCAGGCTGTCCGAGGAGCATGGCGGCGGTTTGCTGGAACTGGACGCATCGGCCCCCCTGGGCCAGGACATCCGCGTGCACCTGGATCTCGACGACATGCTGTTCACCCTCAAGCTCACGCCCAATCTGGCGCATTGCCTGAGCGTCCATGGCATTGCGCGCGAAGTCTCGGCACTGACGGGCGCTGCGCTGCAGCAGCCATCGTTTCCCGCAGTCGCCGCCAGGATTGCCGACAAACTGCCGGTGCAGGTCAGTGCCACTGACCTGTGCGGGCGCTTTTCCGGCCGCATCGTGCGCCATCTGAACCCGCATGCCACCACGCCGCAGTGGATGCGCGAGCGCCTGGCCCGCTGCGGCCAGCGCAGCGTAGCGCCACTGGTGGACATCTCCAACTACGTGATGTTCGAGCTCGGCCGGCCATCGCATATTTTTGACCTCGACAAGATCTGCGGCGGGCTCCATGTGCGCTGGAGCAAACCTGGCGAGCAGCTCACATTGCTCGATGGCAACCGCATCACGCTCGACGACAAGGTGGGCGTGATTGCCGACGACGAGCAGGTCGAATCGCTGGCCGGCATCATGGGCGGCAACGCCACGGCCGTGTCGGAGCAGACCCGGCATATCTACATCGAGGCCGCCTTCTGGTGGCCCAAGGCGGTGGCAGGGCGCTCGCGGCGCCTGAACTGCGCAACCGATGCCGGCCACCGCTTCGAGCGCGGCGTCGACCCGAGCCTGACCGTAGAGCATATCGAACGCATCACCGCGCTGGTCAGCGCCATCTGCGGCACGCCGCAGACAGCCTGCGGCCCCATCGACGACCAGTGCCTGAACCTGCCTGTGCCGCAGCCTGTCACGCTGCGCGTGGCGCGTGCGGCCAAGGTCATCGGCATGCCGCTGACGCAGCAGCAATGCGCCGACGCACTGCAACGCCTGGCCTTGCCGATGGTGCAGGGCGATGGCCAGCTCACGGTCACGCCACCGGCCCACCGCTTTGACCTCACGATAGAGGAAGACCTGATCGAAGAAGTCGCGCGCATGGTGGGCTACGACAAACTGCCGGCCACGCCCCCGCTGGCACCCATGGCCCCCCAACTCGCCGCCGAGGCCAGGCGCAGCCCATTCGCCGTGCGCCGCGCGCTGGCCGGCGCTGGTTACCAGGAAACGATCAACTTCAGCTTTGTGCCAGAGCGCTGGGAACTGGAACTGGCGGCCAATCCGCAGCCGATCCGGCTGCTCAACCCGATTGCCAGCCAGATGAGCGTCATGCGCTCTACTTTGTTTGGCTCGTTGCTACAGGTTTTGAGGTTCAATCTGGACCGCAAGGCCGCGCGTGTGCGCGTGTTCGAGTTGGGCCGGGTGTTCCTGCGCGCTGACGACATCAAGAACACCGACACCACGGTGGCGGGCATCCACCAGCCCCTGCGCGTGGCGGGCCTGGCCTATGGCCCGGGCGACATCCTGCAATGGGGACGCAAGGAGCAGGCCATCGACTTCTTCGATGTCAAGGGTGATGTGCAGGCCCTGCTGGCGCCACTGTCTGCCGACTTTGAAGCGGCAAGCCATCCGGCCCTGCACCCTGGCCGCTGTGCGCGCGTGCTGCTGAACGGGCGCGCCATCGGCTTTGTCGGCGAGTTGCATCCGCAGTGGCGCCAATCCTGGGAACTGCCCCAGGCCCCGGTGCTGTTCGAGCTCGAACTCGACGCCGTGCTGCAACGCGAGGTGGCCCGCTTCCGGCCCGTGGCCCGGCATCAGGCCGTCGAGCGCGACCTGGCCGTGGTAGTGGCCGAGCGCGTGACACATGCCGACATCATGGCCGCCGTGCAACGGGCCGCACCCGACACCATGCGCTCGGCCGTGCTGTATGACATCTACCGCCCCAAGGCGCCGCGTGCCGGTGAACATGCCGCTGAACCGGCGCCCGCAACCGGATTGGCCCCCGGTGAGAAAAGCCTGGCCCTGCGCCTGACCCTGGCCAGCGACGAAGCCACACTCACCGAAACCCGGATCGATACCGCCGTGCAGGCCGTGGCCGACCAACTGGCCCGGTGCACAGGCGCCCGGCTGCGTGCCGGATGA
- a CDS encoding integration host factor subunit alpha: MIEFAVENLETPALTKAQLAELLFDQIGLNKRESKDMIDAVFDLIAQSLVDGKDVKLSGFGNFQIRTKAPRPGRNPRTGEAIPIQARRVVIFHASSKLKEQIQTAAIG; encoded by the coding sequence ATGATCGAATTTGCAGTAGAAAACCTGGAGACACCGGCGCTGACGAAAGCACAGTTGGCCGAACTACTGTTTGATCAGATCGGCCTGAACAAGCGCGAGTCCAAAGACATGATCGACGCGGTTTTCGATCTGATTGCGCAAAGTCTGGTCGACGGCAAAGACGTCAAGTTATCGGGCTTCGGCAATTTTCAGATCCGCACCAAAGCGCCCAGACCCGGGCGCAACCCGCGCACGGGCGAAGCCATCCCCATCCAGGCACGCCGCGTCGTGATCTTTCATGCCAGCAGCAAGCTCAAGGAACAGATACAGACAGCCGCGATCGGATAA
- a CDS encoding MerR family transcriptional regulator: protein MGHHLPAIPAKRYFTIGEVAQLCGVKPHVLRYWEQEFSQLRPMKRRGNRRYYQHHEVLMIRRIRDLLYEQGFTISGARNRLQELTSSESGALAANATAESGFGMLLDSAPDLGIDALDFALDSNAVRKELFEIRALLALN, encoded by the coding sequence ATGGGCCACCACCTTCCCGCCATCCCTGCCAAGCGCTACTTCACCATTGGTGAGGTCGCCCAACTGTGCGGCGTCAAACCCCATGTGCTGCGTTACTGGGAGCAGGAGTTCTCCCAACTGCGCCCGATGAAGCGGCGTGGCAACCGGCGCTACTATCAGCACCACGAGGTGCTGATGATTCGCCGCATTCGCGACCTGCTCTACGAGCAGGGCTTTACCATCAGCGGTGCCCGCAACCGCCTCCAGGAACTCACCTCCTCGGAGTCTGGTGCGTTGGCGGCAAACGCCACGGCCGAGTCCGGATTCGGCATGCTGCTCGACAGCGCGCCAGACCTTGGCATCGATGCGCTGGATTTCGCTTTGGACTCGAACGCCGTGCGCAAAGAATTATTCGAGATCCGCGCGCTGCTGGCGCTGAACTGA
- a CDS encoding BLUF domain-containing protein, translated as MSNEALSQFVYYSTLADGYDATCVGAIIKTARAFNASNGITGVLLFDGERFCQYIEGNPVAVNALVDRIRQNPRHKGVTTLFHEPLAAGRRYSNWSMAFSDVDGDAIIDQMISRAPHDALTILWEHHRTLDIG; from the coding sequence ATGAGCAATGAAGCGTTGAGCCAGTTCGTTTACTACAGCACCCTGGCAGATGGCTATGACGCCACTTGCGTGGGGGCCATCATCAAGACCGCCAGGGCATTCAATGCATCGAACGGAATCACCGGCGTGCTCCTGTTCGACGGCGAGCGCTTTTGCCAATACATCGAAGGAAATCCTGTAGCGGTCAATGCGCTGGTGGACCGCATCCGCCAAAATCCCCGGCATAAGGGTGTCACGACCTTGTTCCATGAGCCTCTCGCCGCGGGACGGCGGTACTCCAACTGGTCCATGGCTTTCTCCGACGTCGACGGCGACGCCATCATCGATCAGATGATCTCCAGGGCGCCCCATGACGCGCTGACAATCCTGTGGGAGCACCACCGGACTCTGGATATCGGCTGA
- a CDS encoding TauD/TfdA dioxygenase family protein: MTDQTHRDFARNFGDIVSHPTVAAQEDPSILELHSHRGGRANSWHTDVTFDVRPPKLSILRAVTLPELDGDTGGPTRWLSTITCQTTSKRWPTSCGPYMATISTTPPAGWSCCMTILPGNTVGNMPRRCSRQWLCRRALAC, translated from the coding sequence ATCACCGACCAGACGCACCGGGATTTCGCGCGGAACTTTGGTGACATCGTCAGTCACCCGACTGTCGCTGCCCAGGAGGATCCCTCGATACTTGAACTCCACTCGCACCGGGGCGGGCGCGCCAATTCTTGGCACACCGATGTCACCTTCGATGTGCGTCCGCCCAAGTTGTCCATTCTTCGCGCCGTCACGTTGCCCGAACTGGATGGAGACACGGGTGGGCCAACACGGTGGCTGTCTACGATCACCTGCCAGACAACCTCAAAACGCTGGCCGACAAGCTGTGGGCCGTACATGGCAACGATTTCGACTACGCCGCCAGCCGGGTGGAGCTGCTGCATGACGATACTTCCAGGAAATACCGTCGGCAATATGCCGCGCAGGTGCTCGCGGCAGTGGCTCTGTCGCAGAGCATTGGCATGCTGA